A window of Streptomyces marispadix contains these coding sequences:
- a CDS encoding TetR/AcrR family transcriptional regulator, whose protein sequence is MADVEAKTGSSTSRAAANEPGEGRTPQTPAGGGSRPGRGKGGGAKSGKGAYHHGDLRNALISAATDLAREGGPESVVLRAVARRVGVSPTAAYRHFAGQAELLHAVKELGQERLARSMESGGHATTSEADGPESAEARMRALGHGYLSFALAEQGLYRVAFCRDTLHLSPLDGAFAPGKAVPGSDQEDGANWDFRSFGILVSALDDMVEQGRMPPERRPGAELTAWATVHGLAMLCLDGPLAGASPEEIHVVAERAFDVLIAGFTARSA, encoded by the coding sequence ATGGCGGACGTGGAGGCGAAGACCGGTTCGAGCACGTCCCGGGCGGCGGCGAACGAACCGGGGGAGGGGCGCACCCCGCAGACCCCTGCCGGCGGCGGCAGCCGACCGGGCCGCGGCAAGGGCGGCGGCGCGAAGAGCGGCAAGGGCGCCTACCACCACGGCGACCTTCGCAACGCCCTCATCAGCGCGGCGACCGACCTCGCCCGCGAGGGCGGCCCCGAGTCCGTCGTGCTGCGCGCTGTCGCCCGCCGCGTCGGCGTCTCACCCACGGCCGCCTACCGGCACTTCGCCGGCCAGGCCGAACTGCTCCACGCCGTGAAGGAGCTGGGCCAGGAACGCCTCGCCCGGAGCATGGAGTCAGGCGGCCACGCCACGACCTCCGAGGCAGACGGACCGGAGTCCGCCGAGGCGCGGATGCGGGCCCTCGGCCATGGCTACCTCTCGTTCGCACTGGCCGAACAGGGCCTCTATCGCGTCGCGTTCTGCCGCGACACCCTCCACCTCAGCCCCCTGGACGGTGCCTTCGCCCCGGGGAAGGCCGTCCCTGGGAGCGACCAGGAGGACGGCGCGAACTGGGACTTCCGCTCCTTCGGAATCCTGGTGAGCGCCCTGGACGACATGGTCGAGCAGGGCCGCATGCCCCCCGAGCGGCGTCCGGGCGCGGAGCTGACCGCCTGGGCCACCGTGCACGGACTGGCCATGCTCTGCCTCGACGGCCCCCTCGCGGGGGCGTCCCCCGAGGAGATCCACGTCGTGGCCGAGCGCGCCTTCGACGTACTGATCGCGGGATTCACCGCCCGGTCCGCCTAG
- the hpnC gene encoding squalene synthase HpnC translates to MVSAEADAHARAVLAKATRENFPVAPGFLPREWRYDLMAVYGYARLVDDIGDGDLAPGGLDAEYLGLDRTHGSEPGTDRLSMLDAFETDLLRLFDDARAAPGHPLLRALAPTVRRRRLSPEPFLALIEANRQDQKVRRYTDHAELVGYCELSANPVGHLVLAITGTATPERIRYSDDVCTALQIVEHLQDVAEDLGRDRIYLPAEDMARFHVTESDLAAPRANASVRALLAYEADRAHALLSAGDPLVASVRGRLRLLLAGFTGGGRATLRAISRAGYDVLPGPPRATTRGLLREVAATLRREG, encoded by the coding sequence GTGGTGAGCGCGGAGGCGGACGCGCATGCGCGTGCCGTCCTCGCCAAGGCCACGCGGGAGAACTTCCCAGTGGCGCCCGGATTCCTGCCGCGCGAGTGGCGCTACGACCTGATGGCCGTGTACGGCTACGCCCGCCTCGTCGACGACATCGGCGACGGCGACCTCGCCCCCGGCGGACTCGACGCCGAATATCTGGGCCTCGACCGCACACATGGGAGCGAGCCCGGCACCGACCGCCTCTCGATGCTCGACGCCTTCGAGACCGACCTGCTCCGCCTCTTCGACGACGCCCGTGCAGCCCCGGGGCACCCGCTGCTGCGGGCCCTGGCACCGACCGTGCGCCGCCGCCGCCTTTCACCCGAGCCGTTCCTCGCCCTCATCGAGGCCAACCGCCAGGACCAGAAGGTCCGCCGCTACACCGACCACGCCGAACTCGTCGGCTACTGCGAGCTGTCCGCCAACCCCGTGGGACACCTCGTACTGGCCATCACCGGAACCGCCACCCCCGAACGGATCCGCTACTCCGACGACGTCTGCACCGCCCTCCAGATCGTCGAGCACCTCCAGGACGTCGCCGAGGACCTCGGACGGGACCGCATCTACCTGCCCGCCGAGGACATGGCCCGCTTCCACGTCACCGAGTCCGACCTGGCCGCCCCCCGTGCCAACGCGTCGGTCCGTGCCCTGCTGGCCTACGAAGCCGACCGCGCCCACGCCCTGCTCTCCGCCGGCGACCCCCTGGTGGCCAGCGTCCGCGGCCGGCTCCGGCTGCTGCTCGCCGGGTTCACAGGCGGCGGACGCGCCACCCTCCGTGCCATCAGCCGCGCCGGATACGACGTACTCCCAGGACCTCCCCGGGCCACCACGCGCGGGCTGCTGCGCGAGGTGGCCGCAACCCTGCGACGAGAGGGGTGA
- the hpnD gene encoding presqualene diphosphate synthase HpnD: MDRARPVPHVPPPVAAAYDYCESVTGQQARNFAYGIRLLPGGKRRAMSALYAFSRRVDDIGDGPLPQTAKVARLEQTRELLGRIRDGAIDQDDTDPVAVALADAARRYPVPMGGLDELIDGVLLDVHGTTYGSWEELEVYCRCVAGAIGRLSLGVFGTLPGVRDAVRASEYANTLGLALQLTNILRDLREDADHGRMYLPAEDLEKFGCSTDFRSDVRPGSDFRGLVHHEVQRARALFTQGYRLLPLLDRRSGACVAAMAGIYQRLLERIAADPYAVLRERVSLPSRQKAYVAVRGLTGIDARNATKRSVST; encoded by the coding sequence GTGGACAGAGCCCGGCCCGTACCGCACGTGCCGCCGCCGGTGGCCGCCGCGTACGACTACTGCGAGTCCGTGACGGGCCAGCAGGCCCGCAACTTCGCCTACGGAATCCGGTTGCTGCCAGGCGGCAAACGCCGGGCCATGTCCGCGCTCTACGCCTTCTCCCGACGGGTCGACGACATCGGCGACGGCCCCCTGCCGCAGACGGCCAAGGTCGCCCGGCTCGAACAGACACGGGAACTGCTCGGCCGCATCCGCGACGGCGCCATCGACCAGGACGACACCGACCCCGTGGCCGTCGCCCTTGCGGACGCCGCGCGCCGCTACCCCGTCCCGATGGGCGGGCTCGACGAACTCATCGACGGGGTGCTGCTGGACGTGCACGGCACCACATACGGCAGTTGGGAGGAGCTGGAGGTCTACTGCCGGTGCGTGGCCGGTGCGATCGGCCGGCTGTCGCTCGGCGTGTTCGGCACCCTTCCCGGGGTGCGCGACGCCGTACGCGCCTCCGAGTACGCCAACACCCTGGGGCTCGCGCTCCAACTCACCAATATCCTCAGGGATCTTCGGGAAGACGCGGATCACGGACGTATGTATCTGCCCGCGGAGGATCTTGAAAAGTTCGGCTGCTCCACGGACTTCCGCAGTGATGTACGGCCCGGGAGTGACTTCCGGGGGCTGGTGCATCACGAAGTCCAGCGCGCCCGCGCCCTGTTCACCCAGGGCTACCGGCTGCTTCCGCTCCTCGACCGCAGATCGGGCGCTTGCGTCGCCGCGATGGCCGGGATCTACCAGCGTCTGCTGGAACGTATCGCCGCCGACCCCTACGCCGTGCTGCGCGAGCGGGTCTCCCTGCCCAGCAGACAGAAGGCGTACGTGGCGGTGCGCGGACTCACCGGCATCGACGCCCGGAACGCCACGAAACGGAGCGTAAGCACATGA
- the hpnE gene encoding hydroxysqualene dehydroxylase HpnE: protein MTGSERGPQPRRDADEAHDAPRPGGAVVVGGGIAGTTAALRLADAGVPTTLLESRPRLGGLAFSFRRDSPAGRITVDNGQHVHLRCCTAYTWFLQRIGGAGLAPLQRRLDVPVLDVARAKPRLARLRRNSLPVPLHLAAGLANYRHLTAGERGRAARAALALRELDPADPALDSVDFATWLHGQGQSDRAIRALWDLVGTATLNARAPQASLGLAAKVFRTGLLSEPGAADIGVSRVPLGHLHDTLARRALHAAGVRVLTQARARALTAVPGGGWTVDAEHGQGSAAEHREHRAAAVVLAVPQREAHGLLPDGALPAPGRLLEIGTAPILNLHVVYDRPVLRRPFFAALNSPVQWVFDRTGAAGLGEGQYLAVSQSAAQQEIDQPVAALRERYLPELARLLPAARTARVLDFFVTRERTATFDPRPGVGRLRPAARTAAPGVCLAGAWTDTGWPASMESAVRSGTTAAREALTAMGRPYDNDPVPGTTRKGGGMSSADRGGTSGGPGRTAPHVPPTPAPRAAAAPRAAHNAEETP from the coding sequence ATGACCGGATCCGAGCGCGGTCCTCAGCCCCGCCGTGATGCCGACGAAGCCCATGACGCCCCCCGGCCCGGCGGTGCCGTCGTGGTCGGGGGCGGCATCGCCGGTACCACCGCCGCGCTTCGGCTCGCCGACGCCGGAGTTCCGACCACCCTGCTGGAGTCGCGTCCGCGTCTCGGTGGCCTTGCCTTCTCGTTCCGGCGCGACTCCCCGGCCGGGAGGATCACCGTCGACAACGGGCAGCATGTGCACCTGCGTTGCTGCACCGCGTACACCTGGTTCCTCCAGCGGATCGGCGGCGCCGGGCTCGCGCCCTTGCAGCGCCGTCTCGACGTACCCGTACTCGATGTGGCCCGTGCGAAGCCCCGGTTGGCCCGACTGCGCCGCAACTCCCTGCCCGTACCACTGCACTTGGCGGCCGGTCTCGCCAACTACCGTCATCTGACGGCGGGGGAGCGCGGCCGCGCCGCCCGCGCCGCGCTCGCTCTGCGTGAACTCGACCCGGCCGACCCGGCGTTGGACAGCGTCGACTTCGCGACCTGGCTGCACGGCCAGGGCCAGAGCGACCGCGCCATCCGGGCGCTGTGGGACCTGGTGGGCACAGCCACCCTCAACGCCCGTGCCCCGCAAGCCTCGTTGGGCCTCGCCGCGAAGGTCTTCCGTACGGGCCTGCTGTCCGAACCGGGCGCCGCCGACATCGGAGTCTCGCGCGTACCGCTCGGGCATCTGCACGACACCCTCGCCCGAAGGGCACTGCACGCGGCCGGTGTTCGCGTACTGACCCAGGCGCGCGCCCGCGCCCTCACCGCGGTGCCCGGCGGGGGCTGGACGGTCGACGCCGAACACGGTCAGGGCTCCGCGGCGGAGCACCGGGAACACCGTGCCGCCGCCGTCGTGCTGGCGGTGCCCCAGCGGGAGGCGCACGGCCTGCTGCCCGACGGAGCGCTGCCCGCGCCCGGCCGCCTGCTGGAGATCGGGACCGCCCCGATCCTCAACCTCCACGTCGTCTACGACCGGCCCGTGCTGCGCCGCCCCTTCTTCGCCGCGCTCAACTCGCCCGTCCAGTGGGTCTTCGACCGCACCGGCGCCGCCGGACTCGGCGAGGGCCAGTACCTCGCCGTCTCGCAGTCCGCCGCCCAGCAGGAGATCGACCAGCCGGTCGCGGCGCTGCGCGAGCGCTATCTCCCGGAGCTGGCACGGCTGTTGCCCGCCGCCCGCACCGCCCGCGTGCTCGACTTCTTCGTCACCCGTGAGCGCACCGCCACCTTCGACCCCCGCCCCGGCGTCGGACGGCTGCGCCCCGCTGCCCGTACGGCGGCGCCCGGTGTCTGCCTCGCCGGAGCCTGGACGGATACTGGCTGGCCGGCGTCCATGGAGAGCGCCGTACGGAGTGGGACGACCGCCGCCAGGGAGGCGCTCACCGCCATGGGCCGCCCGTACGACAATGATCCGGTGCCCGGCACCACACGAAAGGGCGGTGGCATGAGCAGCGCCGACAGAGGCGGCACGTCCGGCGGACCCGGCCGGACGGCACCGCACGTACCCCCCACACCCGCACCGCGAGCAGCCGCAGCCCCACGAGCGGCGCACAACGCAGAGGAGACCCCG